A stretch of Ipomoea triloba cultivar NCNSP0323 chromosome 11, ASM357664v1 DNA encodes these proteins:
- the LOC115996797 gene encoding uncharacterized protein LOC115996797 has protein sequence MAVAEARAAWQRTANRCFVQEDAKRAPKLACCPPASPSAKEVDTGPASAANAQDAERACFLPFNWNSSYSNLSPNSRWWLHLKPNYGYQGGLAGEQLLSLDEMQGSSSFGNSTSKLSEYEIEYVDEFTVDKSLLDSQVKMSASVKNDLGTEDKFDTAFASDSLDDNSLKLESIKDPTSFRMTESVDCPVSKPASELSFDSSCPWISDKKSEPWWRTADTEELAFLVAQRSHDLIENCDLPQPQTTSAKGDRCVRLGWVDHKRGNALFLDPKARSSGQKNINTQTQRNTLSKSVYQKQWEEHLQLGTNKPLSDCNQRPMPETNANDNDSNKAQLLEALRHSQTRARQAEIAAKRACAEKERVVELIFRQASQLFAYKQWFHLLQLENLYFQIKNNRSQPISGIFPVTLPWLPQKTTKQRKNWHKFARGKREKRGCPKYDFGKYALMFALGLSLVGVGVLLGWTIGWMFPSF, from the exons ATGGCAGTGGCTGAAGCAAGGGCTGCTTGGCAGAGAACTGCTAACCGATGCTTTGTCCAGGAAGATGCCAAAAGAGCCCCGAAGTTGGCTTGTTGTCCGCCAGCATCACCCTCAGCGAAAGAAGTAGATACCGGACCTGCATCTGCCGCCAATGCGCAAGATGCTGAGAGAGCGTGTTTCCTCCCTTTTAATTGGAACTCTTCATATTCGAATCTATCTCCTAACTCGAGATGGTGGCTACATCTTAAACCTAATTACGGATATCAAGGAGGTTTAGCTGGCGAACAGCTCCTTTCCTTAGACGAGATGCAGGGTTCTTCGTCCTTTGGAAATTCAACCTCCAAGCTTAGTGAATATGAGATTGAATATGTTGACGAGTTTACGGTGGATAAATCTTTACTTGATTCTCAGGTTAAAATGTCGGCTAGTGTAAAAAATGACCTTGGAACAGAAGACAAATTCGACACTGCATTTGCTAGTGATTCCCTAGATGATAATAGTCTTAAACTCGAGAGCATCAAGGATCCCACCAGTTTTAGAATGACAGAATCGGTTGATTGCCCAGTCTCTAAACCAGCCAGCGAGCTTTCTTTTGATTCAAGCTGTCCTTGGATTAGTGATAAGAAGTCTGAGCCATGGTGGCGCACTGCAGATACAGAGGAGCTTGCTTTCTTGGTTGCACAGAGGTCTCATGATCTTATTGAGAATTGTGATCTTCCCCAACCACAGACCACTAGCGCAAAAGGGGACCGGTGTGTTCGTCTGGGCTGGGTCGATCATAAACGAGGTAATGCTTTGTTTCTGGATCCTAAAGCCCGCTCTTCTGgacagaaaaatataaatacccAGACACAAAGAAACACTCTCTCGAAAAGTGTGTATCAAAAACAGTGGGAAGAGCATTTGCAGCTTGGTACCAACAAGCCATTGAG TGACTGCAACCAAAGACCTATGCCTGAAACAAATGCAAACGATAACGATTCCAACAAGGCTCAACTCTTGGAAGCACTCCGTCATTCTCAAACTCGGGCAAGGCAGGCAGAGATTGCAGCAAAGAGAGCCTGCGCAGAAAAGGAGCGTGTTGTCGAGCTCATCTTCAGGCAAGCGTCGCAGCTTTTTGCCTACAAGCAATGGTTCCATCTTCTGCAACTAGAGAACCTCTACTTCCAGATCAAGAACAACAGGAGCCAGCCGATATCCGGAATATTTCCAGTAACATTACCTTGGCTGCCTCAGAAAACAACGAAACAAAGGAAGAACTGGCACAAGTTTGCCAGAGGCAAACGGGAAAAGCGAGGCTGTCCTAAGTACGATTTCGGGAAGTATGCACTAATGTTTGCGCTGGGTTTGAGTCTTGTTGGCGTGGGCGTGCTCCTTGGATGGACTATAGGGTGGATGTTTCCGAGTTTCTGA
- the LOC115995924 gene encoding mediator of RNA polymerase II transcription subunit 15a-like, which yields MDGNNWRTAQAQGQVANGAVETSDWRARLQPGSRHRIVNKIMETLKKHRHLFGRQARHELRKIAVRFEEKVYTAAVSQSDYLRKISLKMLSVETKSQTLMANSLQSNNTTSAQNPQLPGTHNVMQNQVNSPGQPLSIPMVTNQSQTGQQLVSQNSVANTMGQGMVANSQTSQQILYQQQHLYNQMMKQILQQQHLHNQWVKQQLQQLILQQQYLYNQMMKQQQQQQSQTSQQILYHQHLYNQMMKQQLSLMQSHMQQHQHLLQQNQIQSSQQAVMQPSLQQNQQQPTQSVLTQQQTQQQQSVANIQHNNLLDMQHQQSRVIAQQTNCSNIQQQNNLGHCSQTSPDDQLNCHADDHELKFIIKTEVKLEV from the exons ATGGATGGGAATAATTGGAGAACGGCCCAAGCTCAGGGTCAGGTGGCAAACGGAGCTGTCGAGACTAGCGATTGGCGGGCTCGGCTACAACCAGGATCGCGTCATAGGATTGTCAACAAGAT AATGGAGACTTTAAAGAAGCATCGTCACTTATTTGGACGACAAGCGCGTCATGAGCTTAGGAAAATTGCAGTAAGGTTTGAGGAAAAGGTTTATACTGCTGCTGTAAGTCAG TCAGATTATCTGAGGAAGATATCTTTAAAGATGTTGTCAGTTGAGACAAAATCACAAACTCTCATGGCCAATTCTCTGCAATCTAACAATACAACTAGTGCTCAGAATCCCCAACTTCCAG GGACACACAATGTAATGCAAAACCAGGTTAACAGCCCAGGACAGCCACTCTCTATTCCTATGGTGACCAATCAATCTCAAACAGGACAACAATTGGTGTCTCAAAACTCAGTGGCAAACACCATGGGCCAAGGGATGGTAGCCAATTCCCAGACTTCACAACAAATTCTTTACCAGCAGCAGCATTTATACAAtcaaatgatgaaacaaattCTTCAGCAGCAGCATTTACACAATCAATGGGTGAAGCAGCAGCTACAACAACTAATTCTTCAGCAGCAGTATTTATACAATCAAATGAtgaagcagcagcagcaacaacaatCTCAGACTTCACAACAAATTCTTTACCACCAGCATTTATACAATCAAATGATGAAGCAGCAGCTATCTTTGATGCAATCTCATATGCAGCAACACCAACACTTACTACAACAAAATCAGATCCAGTCATCTCAGCAAGCTGTCATGCAGCCTTCTCTTCAGCAGAACCAACAGCAACCAACCCAATCTGTCCTCACGCAACAACAAACTCAACAGCAGCAGAGTGTTGCAAATATTCAACACAACAACTTACTTGACATGCAGCACCAGCAATCTAGGGTGATTGCCCAACAAACTAACTGCTCAAACATACAACAGCAGAATAACCTGGGTCATtgttcccaaacttcacccgaTGACCAACTGAACTGCCATGCAGACGATCACGAGCttaaattcattataaaaaCGGAGGTTAAATTGGAAGTGTAG